DNA sequence from the Antarctobacter heliothermus genome:
TCTGAGCGAAAACTCGATCAGGCCCGAAAAAAGGGTGAAATTCCGCGCGCGCCGGACATTCTGACAGCGATGGCCTACCTTGGCATGTTGATCTGCATGGTGGCGCTGGGTGGTCCCGGTCTGTCGCAATTTGCGGAATCTCTGTTGCCACTGTTGGAACAGCCCGACCGGCTGGAGGCCCTGTTCTTTGAGGATGGCGCGCCCGCAATGGTAGGTTCCGTAATGTCGGCGGCCCTGATGCCTGCGTTGCCTTTTCTCGCTGTGCCCGGGCTGTTTGTCCTTCTGACGCTTTTTGCAACTCGCGGGGTGCTATTCACCGGGTCGAAATTGGCACCCAAGGCATCACGCATCAACCCGATCGAGAATGCCAAGAACAAGTTCGGTCGTCGGGGTCTGTTCGAGTTCTTCAAGAGTTTCGTCAAACTGAGCGTTTATTCCATCCTTCTCGCGGTATTTTTGCGTGGCAAACGGGATGTGATCATTGGTGCGATCATGGGTACGCCGGGCGAGGTTGTCCTGAGCATGACCAGCCTCATTCAGCAGTTTCTGTTCATCGTCGTTCTGATTGCAGTGGTTATAGGTGGAACCGACTTGTTCTGGCAACGCGCTGAACACATTCGCAAAAACCGGATGACGATGAAGGAATTGCGCGACGAAATGAAGGAATCCGAGGGCGATCCGCACCTAAAACAACACCGCCGCATGCGTGCTCAAGAACTGGCGTTGAACCAGATGATGGGTGAGGTTCCGAAGGCGGATGTGATCATCGTCAACCCGACCCATTTTGCTGTCGCCCTGAAGTGGAGCCGGATGGGGGGATCTGCCCCGGTGTGTGTGGCCAAAGGTCAAGACGCCGTTGCGGCGCGCATCCGTGAGGCGGCGAAGGATGCCGGCGTTCCGATCCACTCTGATCCGCCAACCGCGCGGGCGCTGTACGCCACCACAAAAATCGGCGCGGAGATTGCGGCGGATCACTATCGGCCCGTCGCAGCGGCGATCCGTTTTGCCGACAGTATGCGTGCCAAAGCCAAGGAGAAGCGCTGGTGACATCCAAATATGATGATCTGACCGAAGCAACCGAATTGCTGTTGGAAAGAGATCTCGAGAAACACCGACGAAACCTTGCCGAAAGCAGTCGTCTTGCGGGAGAATTGGCGCAGATCGACGGTTTGCGCCAAGCCGCTCAATCTGACACCGGGGCAATAAACGCCAGACAGATACTGGGTGCGGACACGTTGTGGCAGGGCTGGCTGGCGACACGGCGGGCAGAGATCCTGCGCCATAGCGCCATGGCCCGAGCGCAGGAGGCAGATAGCCTCGCGCGGGCTAAAACCGCGTTTTCCCGAGTCGAAGCTGCCAGAAAACTGGCCCGCCAAGAGGCGGAAGCCCAGCAAAAACGTCGGCTCAAGGCTGAGGCGGATGCCAATGACGCGCTGGGCATTCTCCGCGAGGCGCGGGCCCAGGGTATTTCATGATCCCTAACAGCAAAGGCCACCCCGAAAGGGTGGCCTGCAAAGCTAACGCAATTGCGGTTTGGTCAGGCGTCCTGACGGGCGATTTCAGTGATCAACACGTCCTGTACGTCCGATCCGAGAACCGAACGTGCCGCATCGAGAAGGGCAGAACGCAGAATTTCCATTCGATCGCCGGACGTAAATGAACCTTCGAAACCGCCGATATTGGCATGGTCGAACATGACTTGTAGAAAAACGTCCCGCAGTTTCGGCTCACGCGCGTAAACCGTCTGGCTCGCGCCGCCACTGACCTCCAGACTCAGAGCTGCTACAACCAACGCCTCGACCCTCTTTGCGCCCATTATGGGGATCACGAACTGGTTGTTAAGTTTGACGTATTCATTGCCTTCGCCTCCGTGGGGGTCTGATTTGTGCGAGTCGGCCGCCGTATGGAGGCCGTCAGACTTGACGACAGCATTATCCGCGACATCCGGAACATCCCCGTTTGCAGGCATCAAGAATAATCCGGCGCCGACGCCAGCGCCGGTGCCAATCAGGGCCAGAACGATTGGAAGCAATTTCTTAAGCATGAACCGACCTCAGAAGGGCAGGATCGCATCCAGCACTTGCTGGCCGATCCTGGGTTGCTGCATGTCGCTGATCTGACCGCGCCCGCCGTAGGAAATGCGGGCCGCCGCGATTTTGTCATAGGTTATTTCGTTCTGGCGCGAGATGTCTTCGGGCCTGACGTAACCAGATACAAGCAGTTCGCGCAGTTCAAAGTTCACCCTGACTTCCTGACTTCCTTCGATGGCCAGGACGCCATTTGGCAACTCATCGATCACCGTGACTGCAACGCGCAGGGTCAGGCTTTCGCTGCGCCGAACCGATCCATCGCCGCTGGCATCACTGGACGACTTGATCGAAACCGCGTCATCAAGGCTCGCACCGTCGGTGATACCCTGATTGATACGTTGCGGAATGCCGAAAAGAGCAGGGACGCCCAGGCTTTCCGACCCCGACCGAGATCGCGAAGTCTGGTTCTTGATTTCAGCGCTTTCGTCGATTTCGATCACGACCGTCATAATGTCACCGCGCCTGACCGCGCGCCGGTCGCCAAGCAGAGAGGTTTTTCCACCGCTCCAGAGAGAGGCGCGATCTGCTCCGCGTTTGGACGCGTCCCCCGGTGGCAAACCGGAGGCGATCATCGCAACGCGCTCCGGGCTGCTGGTGTCGGGCGTGAAATCAGGCTCTTTGCCGATGTGATCAACCCGCGCGCAGGCGCTTGCGGCCAGAGCCAATCCGATCAAGCCAAGTCGTCGCAACATGTCAGTCCTCACTTGTTCACCAGAATGCTGCCGTCCGGGGAAATCGTCCCGAACAGAACGGTGCGCGAATCCACGTTCATAACGCGAATGCGCTCACCTGCCGCGCCACGACCCAGCGCCCGCCCCTCGGCCTTGATGCGCAGGCCGACGTGCGCGTAGACCAGTTCGACCGCCTGATTTCGATCCACCAGTGCAGGCCGACCGACGGAGCCGCGCATTACTGCGCGGCCCGGGTAGATGGCTGTCCGCGCTTCCTGTCCGATTACCGCGTCGAGTGTCGTAAATGCGCCGGTCAACTGTGCAGGATCGAGGCGTACGGCATCCGCCGTGATGATCTGTTGCGGACGGATGGTCTGCGTGGCGACAACCGTGTCCGCTGGGGATATTGCGGGGACCAAAGCGAACAGGACCAACCAACGCATCAGCGGACCTGCGCCGTGGCGCCCATCATCTGATCAGCTGCAGAGATGACCTTAGAGTTCAGTTCATACCCCCGCTGCGCCTCGATCAGGTCGGTGATTTCCTTGACGGCATCCACCGAACTGTCTTCCAGGTAACCCTGCCGCACCGTCCCAAGCCCGTCTTGCCCGGGCGTCGTCTGGAGCGCGGGGCCAGAGGCCTCAGTCTCGACAAATAGGTTGGAGCCGATCGCCTCCAGCCCCTTGGGGTTGGAAAACCCGGACAGGGTGAATTGACCCAAAAGCTGACCCTCGGGGTCGTTCTGGAAATAGGCATAGACTTCGCCGTCGGCATTGATCGAGATACTGTAGGCATCCTCGGGAATTACGATCTCGGGCGAGATCGGGAAACCTTCGGATGTAACGATCAGCCCTTCACCCGTCCGCTTCAGCCCGCCATCACGGGTATAGCCCAATTGTCCTGATGGTAGCGTGACCTCCAGATACCCATTGCCCTCAATGGCAAGGTCAAGATCGCCGCCGGTTGCGGACAAAGCCCCCTGTTGTAGCTGCATGGAAACGGCGGCGGGCCGAACACCAAGGCCCAGTTGAACCCCGGTTGGCAAGACCGTCCCGTCTGCCGCGCTGACAGACCCGGCGCGGGCTAGTTGTTGATAGTGGAGATCGGCGAATTCGGCCCGGCGGGCGTTGTAGCCCGTCGTGCTCATGTTCGAGAGGTTGTTCGAGATGACTTCGACCCGCATTTGCTGGGCGCTCATCCCGGTGGCGGCGATCTTGAGGGCTCGCATGTGACGGCTCCTATTTGATGAAGGCTTTCAGAGCGCTGCGGATGCGTTCATCCTCTCGCTCCATGAAACTTTGACCCAGCTCGTAGGCGCGTTGCACCTCGACCATTCGGGCCACTTGAAGGATCGGATCGACGTTTGAGGCCTCGACAAAGCCCTGCATGACGCGAGGATTCTCGACTGGTTCGAACCCAGAGTCGCTGCGGAA
Encoded proteins:
- a CDS encoding EscU/YscU/HrcU family type III secretion system export apparatus switch protein gives rise to the protein MSQQDDSAEKSHEPSERKLDQARKKGEIPRAPDILTAMAYLGMLICMVALGGPGLSQFAESLLPLLEQPDRLEALFFEDGAPAMVGSVMSAALMPALPFLAVPGLFVLLTLFATRGVLFTGSKLAPKASRINPIENAKNKFGRRGLFEFFKSFVKLSVYSILLAVFLRGKRDVIIGAIMGTPGEVVLSMTSLIQQFLFIVVLIAVVIGGTDLFWQRAEHIRKNRMTMKELRDEMKESEGDPHLKQHRRMRAQELALNQMMGEVPKADVIIVNPTHFAVALKWSRMGGSAPVCVAKGQDAVAARIREAAKDAGVPIHSDPPTARALYATTKIGAEIAADHYRPVAAAIRFADSMRAKAKEKRW
- a CDS encoding flagellar basal body-associated FliL family protein; translated protein: MLKKLLPIVLALIGTGAGVGAGLFLMPANGDVPDVADNAVVKSDGLHTAADSHKSDPHGGEGNEYVKLNNQFVIPIMGAKRVEALVVAALSLEVSGGASQTVYAREPKLRDVFLQVMFDHANIGGFEGSFTSGDRMEILRSALLDAARSVLGSDVQDVLITEIARQDA
- the flgH gene encoding flagellar basal body L-ring protein FlgH → MLRRLGLIGLALAASACARVDHIGKEPDFTPDTSSPERVAMIASGLPPGDASKRGADRASLWSGGKTSLLGDRRAVRRGDIMTVVIEIDESAEIKNQTSRSRSGSESLGVPALFGIPQRINQGITDGASLDDAVSIKSSSDASGDGSVRRSESLTLRVAVTVIDELPNGVLAIEGSQEVRVNFELRELLVSGYVRPEDISRQNEITYDKIAAARISYGGRGQISDMQQPRIGQQVLDAILPF
- the flgA gene encoding flagellar basal body P-ring formation chaperone FlgA, producing the protein MRWLVLFALVPAISPADTVVATQTIRPQQIITADAVRLDPAQLTGAFTTLDAVIGQEARTAIYPGRAVMRGSVGRPALVDRNQAVELVYAHVGLRIKAEGRALGRGAAGERIRVMNVDSRTVLFGTISPDGSILVNK
- the flgG gene encoding flagellar basal-body rod protein FlgG — protein: MRALKIAATGMSAQQMRVEVISNNLSNMSTTGYNARRAEFADLHYQQLARAGSVSAADGTVLPTGVQLGLGVRPAAVSMQLQQGALSATGGDLDLAIEGNGYLEVTLPSGQLGYTRDGGLKRTGEGLIVTSEGFPISPEIVIPEDAYSISINADGEVYAYFQNDPEGQLLGQFTLSGFSNPKGLEAIGSNLFVETEASGPALQTTPGQDGLGTVRQGYLEDSSVDAVKEITDLIEAQRGYELNSKVISAADQMMGATAQVR